One Cohnella candidum genomic region harbors:
- a CDS encoding VOC family protein, producing MALQLTPYIMLDGNAKEAIGFYEKSLDAKVIFKQTFGEGTETVPEETKERLSHAVLLVGETELYVADTFQGQPNQRGNQVQICITAPDVENSTRLFDALQHGGQVITSLQKTHFSLAYGMVTDKFGVTFQIFTRR from the coding sequence ATGGCGTTGCAATTGACTCCCTACATCATGCTGGACGGAAACGCAAAAGAGGCTATCGGCTTTTATGAAAAATCATTGGATGCCAAAGTTATCTTTAAACAAACCTTCGGCGAGGGGACGGAAACCGTACCGGAAGAAACCAAAGAACGTTTATCGCACGCCGTGTTATTAGTCGGGGAGACAGAGCTGTACGTTGCGGATACATTCCAAGGGCAACCCAATCAGAGGGGCAATCAAGTTCAAATCTGCATCACGGCACCTGATGTCGAAAATTCGACTCGATTGTTCGATGCCTTGCAACACGGAGGCCAAGTCATCACGTCTCTGCAAAAAACCCACTTTAGTTTGGCTTACGGTATGGTAACGGATAAGTTCGGCGTTACGTTCCAAATCTTTACTCGGAGATAA
- a CDS encoding helix-turn-helix transcriptional regulator translates to MPKSKRLMELMMTVNRKRRFKVQELADEFGVSKRTILRDLQELSELGVPLYSEVGPHGGYQVIRERVLPPIAFTEGEAVAMFFAVHALRHYSSLPFEAESASALSKFYLHMPGDVRDRIDGMKNRVDFITPTRRGDAPCLAILLDAAVHRKVLVVEYESKGEEAGSRRIQPVCIYASNGFWYCTAYCFLRQGFRVFRCDRIREAAYDASGTEPLDLGDVSLSRRASAKPREPIRLRAELSRAGVQRCESELWLAPLLDVREDGSGAIDNDVSRGDIPFYTEFFIGLGNEAELKEPAELKDSIRRRLSEMLARYQ, encoded by the coding sequence ATGCCCAAATCCAAAAGATTGATGGAACTGATGATGACCGTTAACCGGAAGCGGCGGTTCAAGGTTCAGGAGCTTGCCGACGAATTCGGCGTTTCCAAGCGTACAATTCTAAGGGATTTACAGGAGCTTAGCGAGCTGGGGGTGCCGCTCTACTCGGAAGTTGGTCCGCATGGCGGGTATCAGGTCATCAGGGAGCGGGTGCTGCCTCCGATCGCATTTACGGAGGGAGAGGCGGTGGCGATGTTCTTTGCGGTGCATGCCCTGCGCCATTACTCCTCGTTGCCGTTCGAAGCGGAATCCGCCTCGGCGCTGAGCAAGTTCTACCTCCATATGCCCGGGGACGTCCGGGACCGGATCGACGGCATGAAGAACCGGGTCGACTTCATTACCCCGACAAGGCGGGGCGATGCCCCTTGCTTGGCCATTCTTCTTGACGCTGCCGTACATCGGAAGGTGCTCGTCGTCGAATACGAGTCGAAGGGAGAGGAGGCGGGCAGCCGCCGTATTCAGCCGGTTTGCATTTACGCGAGCAACGGCTTTTGGTATTGTACGGCCTACTGCTTCCTGCGCCAGGGTTTCCGCGTGTTCAGGTGCGACCGGATTCGCGAGGCGGCTTACGACGCATCCGGCACGGAGCCGCTCGATCTAGGCGACGTAAGTCTTAGCCGGCGTGCGTCCGCTAAGCCGAGGGAACCTATACGCCTCCGGGCGGAACTCAGTCGTGCCGGCGTCCAACGTTGCGAATCCGAATTGTGGCTAGCCCCCTTGCTGGACGTGCGCGAAGACGGAAGCGGCGCGATCGATAATGACGTGTCGCGCGGCGATATCCCTTTTTACACGGAGTTCTTCATCGGACTAGGAAACGAAGCGGAGCTGAAGGAGCCTGCAGAATTGAAGGATTCGATCCGGCGGAGGCTCTCCGAGATGTTGGCCCGATACCAATGA
- a CDS encoding MFS transporter — MSKYTVLFFLIMFMIGTDTFIISPLLPTLQEQFGVSTGVAGWMLGAYTLSSAVFALIAGPLSDGWNRRTVLICGLLGFSISTALCGFADSFWTMCLFRFLAGISAAFTAPQVWASIPTVVAPAKITKTMGIAFSGLAASQALGVPIGSWLANSNWSVPFWTIGISSLLLVVFAYFLLPDMKPAANKGERKSILSRYVPLITSGKARSGFLAYLLLHLAVGTSFAFLGKWMADRFELPVGQIGTVMIFLGFGNLFGSMISSYFSRKLSNANTIATGMVLLVALYAVVPQLTSVISVRIVYLIIFTTLGIVFPIVMGALTSLNASIRGTISSLANSTMNGANTFGAWVAGLLYVQFGGYSSIGIFSAVCMALSLGTFMLGGIFGRKEVRSGTGSASAT, encoded by the coding sequence GTGAGTAAGTATACCGTACTCTTCTTTCTCATCATGTTCATGATCGGAACCGATACGTTCATTATTTCTCCCTTGCTCCCGACGTTGCAAGAGCAATTCGGCGTGTCGACGGGGGTCGCCGGATGGATGCTAGGCGCCTACACGCTCAGCTCGGCCGTCTTCGCCTTAATCGCCGGGCCTCTGTCCGACGGCTGGAACCGGAGAACCGTTCTGATATGCGGCTTACTCGGATTCTCCATCTCGACGGCTCTATGCGGATTTGCAGACAGCTTCTGGACGATGTGCCTGTTCCGTTTCCTTGCCGGCATAAGCGCGGCGTTCACCGCGCCGCAGGTGTGGGCTTCCATCCCCACCGTCGTAGCTCCAGCCAAAATAACGAAGACAATGGGCATCGCCTTCTCGGGACTCGCCGCATCCCAAGCGCTTGGCGTGCCGATCGGTAGCTGGCTTGCGAACTCGAACTGGTCCGTTCCGTTCTGGACGATCGGAATATCTTCGTTGTTGCTCGTCGTCTTCGCCTACTTCTTGCTGCCCGACATGAAGCCAGCCGCGAACAAGGGCGAGCGGAAGTCGATCCTTAGCCGATATGTCCCCCTGATCACGAGCGGCAAAGCGAGGAGCGGCTTCCTCGCCTACCTGCTCCTTCACTTGGCCGTTGGTACCTCGTTCGCCTTCTTAGGCAAGTGGATGGCCGATCGCTTCGAGCTCCCCGTCGGGCAAATCGGCACCGTCATGATCTTCCTCGGCTTCGGCAATCTGTTCGGAAGCATGATCAGCTCGTATTTCTCTCGAAAACTAAGCAATGCGAACACGATTGCGACAGGTATGGTGCTGCTCGTAGCGTTGTACGCGGTCGTGCCCCAACTTACGAGCGTCATTAGCGTGAGAATCGTCTATCTGATCATTTTCACGACGCTCGGGATCGTCTTCCCGATCGTTATGGGTGCGCTTACCTCGCTTAACGCTTCCATCCGGGGAACGATCTCCAGTCTGGCCAACTCGACGATGAATGGCGCGAACACGTTCGGCGCGTGGGTTGCCGGCTTGCTCTATGTCCAGTTCGGCGGCTATTCGTCGATCGGTATCTTCTCCGCGGTCTGCATGGCACTCTCGCTCGGAACGTTCATGTTGGGCGGCATCTTCGGGAGAAAAGAGGTTCGTTCAGGCACGGGATCGGCTTCCGCAACTTAA
- the rlmH gene encoding 23S rRNA (pseudouridine(1915)-N(3))-methyltransferase RlmH: MQIQVVCVGKLKEKYWTDGIAEYAKRLGPYARLDIRELPDEKTPDSMSPAEEEMVRTREGERILAALKPDAHVIALAIDGETWSSEQLAAHLEKQAVYGGGSVAFVIGGSLGLSPAVLSRADKRLSFGRMTYPHQLMRVILLEQIYRAFKINRGEPYHK, from the coding sequence ATGCAGATCCAAGTTGTCTGTGTCGGGAAGCTGAAGGAAAAGTATTGGACGGACGGTATCGCGGAATACGCCAAACGGCTGGGCCCTTACGCGCGGCTAGACATCCGCGAGCTTCCGGACGAGAAAACGCCGGACTCGATGAGTCCGGCGGAGGAAGAGATGGTGCGCACGCGCGAGGGCGAGCGTATCCTGGCGGCGCTGAAGCCGGACGCGCACGTGATCGCGCTCGCGATCGACGGCGAGACGTGGTCGAGCGAGCAGCTCGCCGCGCATCTGGAGAAGCAAGCCGTGTACGGCGGCGGCTCCGTCGCCTTCGTCATCGGCGGCTCGCTCGGTCTGTCGCCGGCGGTGCTGTCGCGGGCGGACAAGCGCCTGAGCTTCGGCCGCATGACCTACCCGCATCAGTTGATGCGGGTTATTCTGCTGGAGCAGATTTATCGCGCGTTCAAGATCAATCGGGGAGAACCTTATCACAAGTAA
- a CDS encoding YwbE family protein has translation MAGSGKIRNDVRPGLEVDIVLKKDQRTGALTRGIVKDLLTNSPTHPHGIKVRLQDGQVGRVQNIIGPSGGNG, from the coding sequence ATGGCAGGAAGCGGGAAAATCCGGAACGACGTGCGTCCGGGCCTGGAAGTGGACATCGTGTTAAAAAAAGACCAGCGGACCGGCGCTTTGACGCGCGGGATCGTGAAGGATTTGCTGACCAACTCGCCGACGCATCCGCATGGCATCAAGGTGCGGCTGCAGGATGGACAAGTCGGGCGCGTGCAGAATATCATCGGGCCGAGCGGAGGCAACGGCTAA
- a CDS encoding DUF2524 domain-containing protein, with amino-acid sequence MLSNLESDYDCSHAGEDLHQLKQELAELRGRGGEDQQSQETINRLENQINFILNKCSINPSSIT; translated from the coding sequence ATGCTCAGCAATCTCGAAAGCGACTACGACTGCTCCCACGCGGGAGAAGACCTTCACCAGCTCAAACAGGAGCTCGCGGAGCTGCGGGGCCGTGGCGGCGAAGATCAGCAGTCGCAGGAAACGATCAACCGTCTCGAAAACCAGATCAACTTCATCCTGAACAAATGCAGTATCAACCCTTCGTCCATCACCTAG
- a CDS encoding YhgE/Pip domain-containing protein, with protein sequence MFVQQKFVRIAVIAVTVVLMVFGLAMMGSVLGAKPQGLPIALVVLDKPAELPTGGELAAGGMVKEKVTGLAQLPVKWKVLGTEGEAAAAMDRQEVYGALVLPADFSAGLLSIQSPEPKPSTVKLYYNEGMSAQGVAAAKSILQQVAKNVSAELSAQLLEQVGQRVQQISVGSVHALLAPFGTQEISVHPVGSNNGGGSAPNMLTQIIWMGCLVMSVLLFFASKAATVHGGRRSAVAGQTVIGLALAAGASGFLVWMAHSWYGMEIADQSTTWLFLWLAASAFFLMQTALFNWIGIPAVAILVLLLFFSLPVLNLAPEFMPQATQDWLYSWTPFRYVASGLRNLMYFGGEHGMGLSYGVLWGIAGVSLAAVLASALRKGRVQFAAGGSAGAAPAQAR encoded by the coding sequence ATGTTCGTTCAACAAAAGTTCGTCCGGATCGCGGTCATCGCGGTGACTGTGGTGCTCATGGTTTTCGGGCTGGCGATGATGGGGTCGGTGCTCGGGGCGAAGCCGCAGGGACTCCCGATCGCGCTGGTCGTACTCGACAAGCCGGCTGAACTGCCGACAGGAGGGGAGCTGGCTGCGGGCGGGATGGTAAAAGAGAAAGTGACGGGGCTCGCTCAGCTTCCGGTGAAATGGAAAGTGCTCGGGACGGAAGGGGAAGCGGCGGCTGCGATGGATCGCCAAGAGGTGTACGGCGCGCTCGTGCTGCCGGCGGATTTCAGCGCGGGACTGCTGTCGATCCAATCGCCGGAGCCGAAACCGTCAACGGTGAAGTTGTATTATAACGAGGGCATGAGCGCCCAAGGCGTGGCTGCGGCGAAATCCATCCTGCAGCAAGTCGCGAAAAACGTCTCGGCCGAATTGTCCGCGCAGCTTCTTGAGCAGGTCGGACAGCGCGTTCAGCAAATTTCGGTCGGTTCGGTGCATGCGCTGCTGGCGCCTTTCGGCACGCAAGAGATTTCCGTACATCCGGTAGGCAGCAATAACGGAGGCGGAAGCGCGCCGAACATGCTGACGCAGATTATTTGGATGGGCTGCCTGGTCATGAGCGTGCTGCTGTTCTTCGCTTCGAAGGCGGCGACTGTTCACGGCGGCCGACGGAGTGCCGTGGCGGGGCAAACCGTCATCGGACTGGCGCTTGCGGCGGGAGCTTCCGGCTTCCTCGTCTGGATGGCCCATTCCTGGTACGGGATGGAGATCGCCGATCAGTCGACGACATGGCTGTTCTTGTGGTTGGCGGCGTCTGCATTCTTCCTGATGCAGACCGCGTTGTTCAACTGGATCGGCATTCCGGCGGTGGCGATCCTCGTGCTCCTGCTGTTCTTCTCGCTGCCGGTCCTCAATCTGGCGCCTGAGTTTATGCCGCAGGCTACTCAGGATTGGCTGTACTCCTGGACGCCATTCCGGTATGTCGCTTCGGGATTGCGCAACCTGATGTATTTCGGCGGCGAGCACGGTATGGGATTGTCTTACGGCGTGCTGTGGGGCATTGCCGGGGTGAGCTTGGCCGCGGTGTTGGCGTCGGCGCTTCGCAAGGGGCGTGTGCAGTTTGCGGCTGGGGGATCGGCTGGTGCGGCTCCGGCACAAGCACGGTAA
- a CDS encoding TetR/AcrR family transcriptional regulator, producing MTDHTPNADKPSADRRTLRTRKLLRQALVELIEEKGLEGITVSDLTSRAEINRGTFYLHYKDVYDLLEQLQTEILEGLASLATKMDFLELVEYAHRNEAYPALLTIFEYWSRHADFCKAILGPKGDPSFAPRVKEMMKDKIYSKVVGAAPPERVDTFGIPMDYILAYMSSANIGLIQHWFESGKRQSPRDIAVIMTRLVGQGPIVASGFLGGP from the coding sequence ATGACCGACCATACCCCCAACGCCGACAAGCCATCCGCCGACCGCAGAACGCTTAGAACCCGAAAACTGCTTCGCCAAGCTTTGGTGGAACTCATCGAGGAGAAGGGTCTTGAAGGCATTACGGTCAGCGACCTGACCTCGCGCGCCGAGATCAACCGGGGAACCTTCTATCTCCATTACAAGGACGTGTACGATCTGCTTGAACAGCTGCAGACCGAGATTTTGGAAGGTCTCGCCTCTCTCGCGACGAAGATGGATTTCCTCGAGCTCGTCGAATATGCGCATCGCAACGAGGCCTACCCGGCGTTATTGACCATTTTCGAATATTGGAGCCGCCATGCCGACTTCTGCAAAGCCATTCTGGGGCCCAAAGGCGACCCGTCTTTCGCACCCCGCGTCAAAGAAATGATGAAAGACAAAATCTACAGCAAAGTCGTAGGTGCCGCACCGCCGGAGCGCGTGGATACCTTCGGGATTCCGATGGATTATATTTTGGCTTACATGTCATCGGCCAACATCGGCCTCATCCAGCATTGGTTCGAATCCGGCAAGCGGCAGTCGCCCCGCGATATCGCGGTGATCATGACCCGCCTCGTCGGCCAAGGTCCTATCGTCGCGTCCGGATTCCTTGGCGGTCCATGA
- a CDS encoding DEAD/DEAH box helicase, whose protein sequence is MASFEELGIGEERAALLRKMGIAKPTPIQTQAIPPILAGRDVIGQAQTGTGKTLAFVLPMLERLDPSAPYVQGLIVSPTRELAIQITAEVKKLTAGTDYRVLAVYGGQDVEAQLHKLQKSMHIIVCTPGRLLDHLRRETIDLSRVKVLVLDEADQMLHMGFLNEVEEILRAVPYRRQSLLFSATMPANVRGLATRFMDKPEEVTVKGTQVTVKDIRQWAVETTDRAKQSALCKLIDEQQPFLAMIFCRTKRRASTLNEALQQAGYNSDELHGDLSQAKREQVMTRFRQAKLQLLVATDVAARGLDVEGVTHVYNYDIPQDVDSYIHRIGRTGRAGASGLAITFVAPRDKPELADIENAIGMAMERVRLDAGDGGATRERAGGEGRGSRSQQGGRGGNRAGGGGGRPQQGGGRGGRPQQDNRGGGRSNRGGESGGRGHGGGPQGGKPQGRGPGGGSGKKSPIRSLRNKSR, encoded by the coding sequence ATGGCAAGTTTTGAAGAATTAGGAATTGGGGAGGAAAGGGCGGCGCTGCTCCGCAAGATGGGAATCGCGAAGCCGACTCCGATTCAGACGCAAGCGATACCGCCGATCCTGGCGGGGCGGGACGTGATCGGCCAGGCGCAGACGGGCACGGGCAAGACGCTCGCGTTCGTACTGCCGATGCTGGAGCGGCTCGATCCTTCGGCGCCTTACGTACAGGGCTTGATCGTCAGTCCGACGCGTGAGCTGGCGATTCAGATTACGGCGGAAGTGAAGAAGCTGACCGCTGGCACGGATTATCGCGTGCTGGCCGTCTACGGCGGCCAGGACGTCGAAGCGCAGCTGCATAAGCTGCAGAAGAGCATGCACATCATCGTCTGTACGCCGGGGCGGCTGCTCGATCACCTGCGGCGGGAGACGATCGATCTGTCTCGCGTGAAGGTGCTTGTCCTCGACGAGGCGGACCAGATGCTGCACATGGGCTTCTTGAACGAAGTGGAAGAAATCCTGCGGGCCGTTCCGTACCGGCGGCAATCCTTGCTGTTCTCGGCGACGATGCCGGCGAACGTGCGGGGCTTGGCGACCCGGTTCATGGACAAGCCGGAGGAAGTGACGGTGAAAGGCACGCAGGTGACGGTGAAGGACATCCGCCAGTGGGCGGTGGAGACGACAGACCGCGCCAAGCAGTCGGCGCTGTGCAAGCTGATCGACGAGCAGCAGCCTTTCCTGGCGATGATTTTCTGCCGGACGAAGCGGCGGGCCAGCACGCTGAACGAGGCGCTTCAGCAGGCCGGCTACAACTCGGATGAGCTCCACGGCGACTTGTCGCAGGCGAAGCGGGAGCAGGTCATGACCCGGTTCCGCCAGGCCAAGCTTCAGCTTCTCGTCGCGACGGACGTGGCGGCGCGGGGGCTCGACGTGGAGGGCGTCACGCACGTCTATAACTACGACATTCCGCAGGACGTGGACAGCTATATCCACCGGATCGGCCGAACAGGCCGTGCAGGCGCTTCGGGTCTCGCAATCACGTTCGTGGCGCCGCGGGACAAGCCGGAGCTGGCGGATATCGAAAACGCCATCGGCATGGCGATGGAGCGGGTTCGCCTTGACGCCGGAGACGGCGGGGCGACGCGCGAACGCGCCGGCGGCGAAGGACGTGGCAGCCGGTCGCAGCAAGGCGGTCGAGGTGGCAATCGCGCCGGCGGCGGTGGAGGGAGACCGCAGCAAGGCGGTGGACGCGGCGGGCGTCCGCAGCAGGATAACCGCGGCGGAGGACGCAGTAACCGCGGAGGCGAAAGCGGCGGCCGGGGACACGGCGGCGGTCCGCAAGGCGGCAAGCCGCAGGGCAGAGGCCCGGGGGGCGGCAGCGGCAAAAAGTCGCCGATCCGCTCGTTGCGCAACAAATCCCGTTGA
- a CDS encoding DUF1540 domain-containing protein codes for MAKDVLCEVNSCKYWAPGNQCNASSIYVVNNRNKQASQSEETDCKTFEPKL; via the coding sequence ATGGCCAAAGACGTGCTCTGCGAAGTGAATTCCTGCAAGTACTGGGCGCCGGGCAATCAATGCAACGCCTCGTCCATCTACGTCGTCAACAACCGCAACAAGCAAGCTTCCCAATCCGAAGAAACTGACTGCAAAACGTTCGAACCGAAGCTCTAA
- a CDS encoding sensor histidine kinase, which yields MKIGRWVAGLICLCGIVLFVYSVPMFYVELRDHCVGFASCSAFYDTAPTPEWLESHGLTASAFAFAYTALYTLFGLVYISVGLLIFRYKSKEFVGSVASVALVTQGYMFNSLSQFLLQAHPSVTLLVKILEVLSYSAFMTLYYVFPNGRFAPRWTKYALIVLLLPGIGRSLLPGTPFDLQAVGHNLYIIWTMTWMVSLLTVQIHRYRKVLDPIEKQQAKWAFYGMFGGIAFLIGVTLVFVFKPDDLNRNPLFLYGMETLLDFGMMLIPFTLAIALLKRRLWDIDALVNRTLVYVALSLFVIAVYIVGVWYVGTVFRSASNLISSLIATGIIAILFSPLKEFLQRKVNRLIYGDNEDPLTVLGTLGCQLENPLSPHEALKVVVHTVKDALKLPYAGLSIVRDGGGDSMIVAEEGEPASEPLRLPLVHRGEKLGELLCAPRSAGESFTVSDRRFLDMLVRQAGAVVQSATASLDLIRAAEDLRESRERLVLAREEERRRLRGNLHDDLAPRLAALAFTASAAETLLESDPAKTKAILAELQTVIRSSVADIRRLVHDLRPPSLDELGLIDAIRERIHDITRPMARPDGQAGGGPTEFRLFAPETLPELPAAVEVAAFRIVTEAMVNVIRHSGARRCEVSIAYILEPEAALTLEIADDGVGIGVGGGSRRAGGLGPGGIGLQSMRERAEELGGYFRVENVEPAGARVTARLPLTAGHDNGERSESA from the coding sequence GTGAAAATCGGGCGGTGGGTCGCGGGTCTCATCTGTTTGTGCGGAATCGTGCTGTTCGTCTATTCCGTGCCGATGTTTTACGTGGAATTAAGGGACCATTGCGTCGGCTTCGCGTCTTGCTCCGCCTTTTATGATACCGCTCCTACCCCGGAATGGCTGGAATCCCATGGCCTTACGGCATCGGCTTTCGCCTTCGCCTACACGGCCCTCTATACTTTGTTCGGTCTCGTCTACATCTCGGTAGGCTTGCTGATCTTTCGGTACAAATCCAAGGAGTTCGTCGGCTCCGTCGCGTCCGTGGCGTTAGTCACCCAAGGTTACATGTTCAACTCTCTCTCCCAATTTCTTCTGCAAGCCCACCCTTCCGTCACCCTGCTCGTGAAAATCCTGGAGGTTCTGTCCTATTCCGCGTTCATGACGCTGTATTACGTCTTCCCGAACGGGCGGTTCGCCCCGCGTTGGACGAAGTACGCGCTGATCGTCTTGCTCCTTCCGGGGATTGGGCGATCGCTTCTGCCCGGTACTCCCTTTGACCTTCAAGCCGTAGGCCATAACCTTTATATCATCTGGACGATGACCTGGATGGTCAGCCTTCTGACGGTGCAAATCCACCGCTACCGCAAAGTGCTCGATCCCATCGAAAAACAGCAAGCCAAATGGGCGTTCTACGGCATGTTCGGCGGCATTGCGTTCCTGATCGGCGTCACCTTGGTGTTCGTCTTCAAACCGGATGATTTGAACCGAAATCCCCTGTTCCTTTATGGCATGGAGACGCTGCTCGATTTCGGAATGATGCTGATTCCGTTCACGCTGGCGATCGCCCTGCTTAAGCGCAGGCTGTGGGACATCGACGCGCTGGTCAACCGGACGCTCGTCTACGTTGCGCTCTCTCTTTTCGTGATCGCCGTTTATATTGTAGGGGTGTGGTATGTCGGTACGGTTTTCCGGTCCGCCTCCAACCTCATCTCCTCCCTCATCGCGACCGGCATCATCGCCATCCTGTTCTCTCCCCTCAAGGAATTCCTGCAGCGAAAAGTCAACCGCCTGATCTACGGGGACAACGAGGATCCGCTCACCGTACTCGGCACGCTGGGCTGCCAATTGGAAAATCCGCTGTCGCCCCATGAAGCGCTCAAGGTCGTCGTCCATACCGTCAAGGACGCGCTCAAACTTCCCTACGCGGGGCTGTCGATCGTTCGTGACGGCGGCGGCGATTCTATGATCGTGGCCGAAGAGGGCGAGCCAGCCAGCGAGCCGCTGCGGCTGCCGCTCGTGCACCGCGGCGAGAAGCTCGGCGAGCTGCTGTGCGCTCCCCGCTCGGCGGGCGAATCCTTCACGGTGTCGGATCGGCGCTTCCTCGACATGCTGGTTCGCCAGGCCGGCGCGGTCGTACAGAGTGCAACCGCTTCGCTGGACCTGATTCGCGCCGCGGAGGACTTGCGCGAATCCCGCGAACGGCTCGTCCTCGCGCGGGAAGAAGAACGCCGCAGGCTGCGCGGCAACCTGCACGACGACCTGGCGCCGCGGCTGGCGGCGCTCGCATTCACCGCGTCGGCCGCCGAGACGCTGCTCGAGTCCGACCCGGCCAAGACCAAAGCCATTCTCGCCGAGCTGCAGACGGTCATCCGCTCCTCGGTGGCGGACATCCGGCGGCTCGTTCACGACCTGCGGCCGCCATCATTAGATGAGCTTGGGCTCATCGATGCGATCCGCGAGCGCATCCACGACATCACCCGCCCGATGGCCAGGCCGGACGGCCAAGCGGGAGGCGGCCCGACCGAGTTCCGCCTGTTCGCTCCCGAGACGCTGCCCGAGCTCCCCGCCGCGGTGGAAGTCGCTGCCTTCCGGATCGTGACCGAAGCGATGGTCAACGTTATCCGCCATTCCGGCGCTCGGCGGTGCGAAGTCAGCATCGCGTACATCCTTGAGCCGGAGGCGGCGCTGACGCTGGAGATCGCGGACGACGGCGTGGGCATCGGCGTCGGTGGCGGCTCGCGCCGTGCGGGCGGGCTGGGGCCGGGCGGCATCGGCCTCCAGTCGATGCGTGAACGGGCGGAAGAGCTGGGCGGCTATTTCCGCGTCGAGAATGTGGAGCCGGCCGGCGCCCGTGTGACGGCCAGGCTGCCCTTGACAGCGGGCCATGACAATGGTGAAAGGAGCGAAAGCGCATGA
- a CDS encoding response regulator transcription factor: MNPLRIVIVDDHPMFRHGVRTLFSTTPDLEVVGEAANGQEALTLASELIPDVMLMDIRMPGESGVEITRKITSRFPAVRILILTMFEDDASVFTAMRSGAKGYVLKDADKDELLRAIRAVGNGEAIFSPGIASRMIEYFSMSRPAASEEMFPELSVREREVLYLMTEGLSNAAISSKLEISGKTVANYITNILNKLQVQDRHEAMRLARESRKDI, translated from the coding sequence ATGAATCCCCTGCGAATCGTCATCGTCGACGACCATCCGATGTTTCGCCACGGCGTCCGGACTCTATTCTCTACGACTCCGGATCTCGAAGTCGTCGGGGAAGCTGCCAACGGCCAAGAGGCGCTGACGCTGGCCTCCGAGCTGATTCCCGACGTCATGCTGATGGACATCCGGATGCCGGGAGAGAGCGGCGTGGAAATCACGCGCAAAATCACCTCCCGCTTCCCCGCCGTCCGCATCCTGATCCTCACCATGTTCGAGGACGACGCTTCCGTGTTCACGGCCATGCGCAGCGGCGCCAAGGGCTACGTCCTCAAGGACGCGGACAAAGACGAGCTGCTGCGGGCGATCCGGGCAGTCGGCAACGGCGAAGCGATTTTCAGCCCCGGCATCGCGTCGCGGATGATCGAATATTTCTCCATGAGCCGGCCCGCGGCCAGCGAGGAAATGTTCCCGGAGCTGAGCGTGCGAGAGCGCGAGGTGCTGTATCTCATGACGGAAGGGCTGTCCAACGCGGCCATCTCCTCCAAGCTGGAGATCAGCGGGAAAACGGTCGCCAACTATATCACGAACATCCTCAACAAGCTCCAGGTGCAGGACCGCCACGAAGCGATGCGCCTTGCCCGGGAATCGCGCAAAGACATATGA
- a CDS encoding DnaJ family domain-containing protein encodes MDWRVSAADEKIREAIRKGEFDNLPGKGQPLPPDDLEGVPEGLRIGFKLLKNAGMIPEEMQLRKDMVTLEDLLAACRDETERAKLRGELSAKKLRYQSLMSDRGWHVSDAFTAYERQIQEKLMREGENTE; translated from the coding sequence ATGGACTGGAGAGTTTCCGCCGCCGATGAGAAAATCCGCGAAGCGATCCGCAAGGGAGAGTTCGACAACCTCCCCGGCAAGGGCCAACCTCTGCCTCCGGATGACCTCGAAGGGGTGCCGGAAGGGCTGCGCATCGGCTTCAAGCTGCTGAAGAACGCCGGCATGATCCCGGAGGAAATGCAGCTGCGCAAGGATATGGTCACGCTCGAAGATCTGCTGGCGGCTTGCCGGGACGAAACCGAGCGCGCGAAGCTGCGGGGCGAACTATCCGCCAAGAAGCTTCGCTACCAATCGCTCATGTCCGACCGCGGCTGGCACGTATCGGACGCGTTCACCGCATACGAGCGGCAGATTCAAGAGAAGCTGATGCGGGAAGGCGAAAATACAGAATGA